The following proteins come from a genomic window of Paucimonas lemoignei:
- the metQ_2 gene encoding NLPA lipoprotein, translating into MKKTLLLTALAAVFSVSVAQAAEKLVVGATPIPHQEILELIKPDLAKEGVDLQIKVFTDYVQPNVQLNEKRLDANYFQTKPYLEGFNKGKGATLVTGVGVHVEPFGGYSRKYKSIADLPEGATIAIPNEGSNAGRALLLLQKNGLITLKDPTNALSTPKDIATNPKKFKFRELESAVLPRALDQVDLALINTNYALEAKLSPKKDALIIEGADSPYVNYLVTRTDNAHTDAIEKLSKALTSQKVKDFINSKYDGAVLPAF; encoded by the coding sequence ATGAAGAAGACATTGCTGTTGACCGCTCTGGCGGCCGTATTTTCGGTAAGCGTGGCTCAAGCAGCCGAGAAACTGGTGGTCGGTGCGACGCCGATTCCTCACCAGGAAATCCTTGAGCTGATCAAGCCGGACCTGGCCAAAGAAGGCGTGGACCTGCAGATCAAAGTCTTCACCGACTACGTGCAGCCAAACGTTCAACTGAACGAAAAGCGTCTGGACGCCAACTATTTCCAGACCAAACCGTACCTGGAAGGCTTCAACAAAGGTAAGGGCGCAACCCTGGTGACGGGCGTTGGCGTTCACGTTGAACCGTTCGGCGGCTACTCGCGCAAGTACAAGAGCATCGCTGACCTGCCGGAAGGCGCAACCATCGCCATCCCTAACGAAGGCAGCAACGCCGGTCGTGCTCTGCTGCTGTTGCAGAAAAATGGCCTGATCACCCTCAAGGATCCGACCAACGCACTGTCGACGCCGAAAGACATCGCGACCAACCCGAAGAAGTTCAAGTTCCGCGAGCTGGAATCGGCTGTATTGCCGCGCGCACTGGACCAGGTTGACCTGGCGTTGATCAACACCAACTACGCGCTCGAAGCCAAACTGAGCCCGAAGAAAGACGCACTGATCATCGAAGGTGCTGATTCGCCGTACGTGAACTACCTGGTGACCCGTACCGATAACGCCCACACCGACGCTATCGAGAAACTGTCCAAGGCGCTCACCAGCCAGAAAGTCAAAGACTTCATCAACAGCAAGTACGACGGCGCGGTACTGCCTGCGTTCTGA
- a CDS encoding abortive infection bacteriophage resistance protein, translated as MKHFGKAAIDIAGQLTLLQARGLLVQDEDKAQRFLEVVGFFRLSPYMRPFQHSGDCNHKFLAGTRFCALTRLYDFDRKLRLLVNDAIERIEVAVRAAVSNHMAPRYGSHWYVEPQFFQREYRYQNLINKITRKQADACRDYLRECQRIDQSKASDVRKEQLKIQRSKESYSRHYALTYAQPPLMPGWAAMEEISFGELSHLFAGLARDMDKKSIARQLSLPWPLLQSWLHSLTAIRNICAHHARLWNRELGIRPELPRKVNSPWPLHLQQQSPNNRPFAILCIISLLMRRISPDTQWDKGLHELINGLAGAHLPAMGFPECWLQDPFWSEAISG; from the coding sequence ATGAAACACTTTGGCAAAGCGGCTATCGATATCGCCGGGCAATTGACCCTGCTGCAAGCGCGCGGACTATTGGTGCAGGACGAAGACAAAGCGCAGCGCTTTCTGGAGGTTGTTGGTTTTTTCCGCCTGTCCCCCTACATGCGCCCTTTCCAGCATAGTGGCGACTGCAACCATAAGTTCTTGGCCGGCACCCGCTTTTGCGCGTTGACTCGCCTGTATGATTTCGACCGTAAGTTACGTTTACTGGTTAATGATGCAATAGAACGTATCGAAGTGGCGGTTCGAGCAGCCGTCAGCAATCACATGGCGCCACGTTATGGCTCCCACTGGTATGTGGAGCCGCAGTTTTTTCAACGCGAATATCGCTACCAGAACCTGATTAACAAAATAACCCGCAAACAAGCGGACGCGTGCCGGGACTACTTGCGTGAATGCCAGCGCATTGACCAGTCCAAAGCATCCGATGTGCGTAAAGAACAGTTGAAGATACAGCGGAGCAAAGAGAGTTATTCACGCCACTACGCCTTGACGTATGCCCAGCCACCGTTGATGCCTGGATGGGCCGCGATGGAGGAAATCAGCTTCGGGGAACTGTCTCATCTGTTCGCAGGCCTGGCCCGGGACATGGATAAAAAATCCATCGCACGGCAGCTTTCATTACCTTGGCCTTTGCTGCAGTCCTGGCTGCACAGCCTGACCGCCATCCGTAATATCTGCGCCCATCATGCAAGGCTCTGGAACCGAGAACTCGGCATCCGACCGGAACTGCCCAGAAAGGTCAATTCCCCCTGGCCACTGCATTTGCAACAACAGAGCCCGAACAATCGCCCATTCGCCATCCTGTGCATTATCAGCCTCTTGATGCGTCGAATTAGCCCTGATACTCAATGGGATAAAGGCCTGCATGAACTGATCAACGGGCTTGCGGGGGCTCATTTGCCCGCCATGGGCTTTCCTGAATGCTGGCTGCAAGACCCTTTCTGGTCGGAAGCGATTTCAGGCTGA
- the wapA gene encoding YD repeat protein, which translates to MTSSASGIHSNAYNYLSFVSSGVDPRTGTYSFNLSLSSLLGNSLNGPSLPLSLGFNSLQGASAGFGVGWMMLFSSYDSQSGRLSLSTGATHMAALVGNDFVIRDKKVRDLKVSRSGDELIIEHKSGVVEVLSDPGTGSTQWLVSRIYSPEGHELRLSYRLIAGRRLLSEVRDRDQILLVVNIHDGSSQVSGITLWPSNPANALTFQFQQEGGELTRISLLLNNNESVSWRFRYQTFNGLRVIARLELPTDGFEIITYQASALRLPNGAPVSALPAVASHTVYPRSNQPPITREYRYSAKNYLGYGSNAKWRNDGDNLYQATGNYEYETYEDLVVGSGTGRQIMRRTKRVYNRFHLQVEETVNQRGKTVRNRTRYHEKPGLKFEDQPGNFQMPATVEMAWFDAADPEKVRVETTVTEYDDFGNILKKISPTGIVEVFEYYPAGESDGCPADAFGAVRWLKQKTLIPAPDRAPAPTLITQYRYTQLLSASPERGRFVALAKETVLQKGQAEPLMVIARDYEENPKSQFFGRVKSRTETVGGVETVFAHSYELLDGAVCTHTEMIAGDGTASSQDLWQNALTGAEVKKVEQLGVTLETVHDRLGRKTLEMLAPKTSSQALRTHSYQLADKLGDTVLTRTVAANGAATLTKLDGMSRKVNVEVQDMDAVGQPMRAVYAAKYDALGQLVEDTSTDWLDGKPYPQVTQYTYDDWGNRQETIGPDGVKNEDHLDPIALTKTQGVKGAGKTVITLNAFGKHDSVERFDRHGNSMGSTEYLYDGLGRCVQKTDPHGRHTRFAYDFADRLVLTQLPDGTNIRKDYVPHSTEDLATKIWVNDYLTGQRTYDGLMRVTSLSVGGRSETFTYEGAQPNPATHTTASGKVIAYQYEPSLNNQMVERSVVGNSNLSASFRYDSSHAKLLQASSPGSQQQRRYCASGQLEGDQLGEGQGVLETTQRNSLKGLPMQYTNASGVVQFTRYDALCRIAQVQQGAVKAHYSYDALGRVSRIETVDAQSARTLTTQLEYDDFGREVKRVLQVDMNPAEELSQCYDGTDKLIQRTLRRGAILLRDETFGYDSRGRMTDYTCSGVHPPVDAAGKVILSQTYRFDELDNIRELKTVFPGGENTTTYDYEYADKTQLSRVRHSHADYAANQAFFTYDNDGNQLNDQHGRRMIYDDLGRLASVAQEPA; encoded by the coding sequence GATGAGTTAATCATTGAACATAAGAGTGGAGTTGTTGAAGTGCTGAGTGATCCGGGTACGGGCTCAACTCAATGGTTGGTGTCGAGGATTTATTCTCCTGAAGGTCATGAGCTTCGTCTGAGTTATCGGCTGATTGCGGGTCGCAGGTTATTAAGTGAGGTGCGAGATCGTGATCAGATTTTATTAGTGGTTAACATCCATGACGGATCGTCGCAAGTGTCTGGCATTACACTCTGGCCCTCAAATCCAGCTAACGCATTGACTTTCCAATTTCAGCAGGAAGGGGGCGAGCTTACAAGGATTTCCCTCTTGCTGAATAATAACGAGTCCGTTTCCTGGCGATTTCGTTACCAGACATTCAATGGACTTCGTGTTATCGCAAGGCTAGAACTACCTACTGACGGTTTCGAAATCATCACCTATCAGGCGTCTGCATTAAGACTGCCCAACGGTGCTCCCGTTAGCGCTCTGCCAGCAGTGGCCTCTCACACTGTCTACCCGCGCTCGAATCAGCCACCCATCACAAGGGAATACCGCTACTCGGCCAAGAACTATCTTGGTTATGGCTCCAACGCCAAATGGCGCAATGACGGCGATAACCTGTATCAGGCCACAGGCAATTACGAATACGAAACCTACGAAGATCTAGTGGTGGGCAGCGGAACGGGTCGGCAGATCATGCGCCGCACCAAACGTGTCTACAACCGGTTCCATCTGCAGGTGGAAGAAACCGTCAACCAGCGTGGCAAAACCGTTCGCAACCGAACCCGCTACCATGAAAAACCAGGCCTGAAATTTGAAGACCAGCCTGGCAATTTTCAGATGCCGGCCACGGTTGAGATGGCTTGGTTTGATGCTGCCGACCCCGAGAAAGTGCGCGTTGAAACCACCGTAACCGAATACGATGACTTCGGTAACATCCTCAAAAAGATCTCCCCGACGGGGATCGTCGAAGTGTTTGAGTATTACCCGGCAGGTGAGTCTGATGGTTGCCCGGCCGATGCTTTCGGGGCGGTGCGTTGGCTCAAGCAAAAGACCCTGATCCCCGCGCCTGATCGAGCGCCAGCGCCGACATTGATCACTCAATATCGCTACACCCAATTGCTATCGGCCAGCCCGGAGCGCGGGCGTTTTGTGGCACTGGCCAAGGAGACCGTCCTGCAAAAAGGGCAGGCTGAGCCGCTTATGGTCATCGCGCGGGATTATGAGGAAAACCCCAAGAGTCAATTTTTCGGGCGCGTGAAAAGCAGGACCGAGACCGTAGGCGGCGTTGAGACGGTCTTTGCTCATAGCTATGAATTGCTCGACGGTGCTGTATGTACCCACACGGAGATGATCGCCGGCGACGGCACCGCCAGCAGTCAGGATCTCTGGCAAAACGCCCTGACCGGCGCCGAGGTCAAAAAGGTCGAGCAATTGGGTGTCACCCTCGAGACCGTCCATGATCGACTCGGTCGCAAGACCCTTGAAATGCTCGCGCCGAAAACCTCAAGCCAGGCACTCAGAACCCACAGCTACCAACTGGCCGACAAGTTGGGCGATACGGTGCTGACCCGCACGGTCGCCGCCAATGGTGCAGCAACGCTGACAAAACTGGACGGCATGAGCCGCAAGGTAAACGTTGAAGTTCAGGACATGGATGCTGTCGGGCAACCGATGCGCGCCGTGTATGCCGCCAAATACGATGCACTGGGCCAGTTGGTCGAAGACACAAGCACTGATTGGCTGGACGGGAAGCCCTACCCACAGGTAACTCAATACACCTATGACGATTGGGGCAATCGTCAGGAGACCATAGGCCCGGACGGGGTAAAGAATGAGGACCACCTCGATCCTATCGCCCTCACCAAGACTCAGGGAGTAAAGGGTGCTGGTAAAACCGTAATCACCCTCAATGCCTTTGGCAAACATGATTCAGTGGAGCGCTTCGATCGCCATGGTAATTCCATGGGCAGCACTGAATACCTGTACGACGGGCTAGGTCGCTGCGTGCAGAAAACCGACCCTCATGGACGCCATACCCGGTTCGCTTACGACTTCGCTGATCGCCTGGTGCTGACCCAACTGCCAGACGGAACGAATATCAGAAAAGACTATGTCCCTCACAGTACCGAAGACCTGGCGACGAAGATCTGGGTCAACGATTACCTGACCGGACAACGTACTTATGATGGCTTGATGCGGGTGACCAGCCTCTCGGTGGGTGGGCGTAGTGAAACCTTTACCTACGAAGGCGCGCAACCGAACCCGGCCACCCACACTACCGCCAGTGGAAAGGTCATCGCCTACCAATACGAGCCGTCGCTGAACAATCAAATGGTTGAGCGCAGCGTGGTGGGTAACAGCAATTTGTCGGCGAGTTTTCGTTACGACAGCAGCCACGCCAAGTTGCTTCAAGCGTCCAGCCCTGGCAGCCAACAGCAGCGTCGCTATTGCGCTTCGGGCCAACTTGAGGGGGATCAACTGGGTGAAGGGCAGGGCGTGCTTGAGACGACTCAGCGCAACTCTCTCAAGGGTTTGCCCATGCAGTACACCAATGCTTCGGGCGTTGTGCAATTCACTCGCTATGACGCGTTGTGTCGCATCGCGCAAGTCCAGCAGGGAGCGGTCAAAGCGCACTATAGCTACGACGCGCTGGGCCGTGTCAGCAGGATCGAAACGGTCGACGCACAGAGCGCGCGCACCCTCACCACGCAGCTGGAGTACGACGACTTTGGTCGTGAAGTAAAGCGGGTGCTGCAGGTTGACATGAATCCCGCTGAGGAGCTCTCTCAATGCTACGACGGTACCGACAAACTGATACAGCGCACGCTCAGGCGCGGTGCAATCCTGCTACGGGATGAAACCTTCGGCTACGACTCGCGCGGCCGTATGACGGATTACACCTGCAGCGGTGTGCATCCGCCGGTTGATGCCGCAGGCAAGGTCATTCTCAGCCAGACCTACCGTTTCGATGAGCTGGACAATATCCGAGAGCTGAAAACGGTGTTCCCGGGCGGCGAAAACACGACCACCTACGACTACGAGTACGCCGACAAAACACAGCTCAGTCGGGTTCGTCATAGCCATGCGGATTACGCCGCTAACCAAGCGTTTTTTACTTACGACAACGACGGCAACCAGCTCAACGACCAGCATGGCCGTCGCATGATTTATGACGATCTGGGCCGCCTGGCTTCGGTCGCGCAGGAGCCAGCATGA
- the ssuC_7 gene encoding binding-protein dependent transport system inner membrane protein, with the protein MNIREEYEVTLEPFTQEDLARDIPLAQRIWQLSWVRKTVILIVLAILWEVAARIQNNDLLLPSFLQTAAAFYDGILSGELIGKVWISLTVLIQGYVIGIVLAFALTTLAVSTQLGRDLLGTLTAMFNPLPAIALLPLALLWFGLGQNSLIFVLVHSVLWALALNTYAGFLGVSETQRMAGRNYGLKGLRFVWYILIPAALPSILAGLKIGWAFAWRTLIAAELVFGASSGKGGLGWYIFQNRNELYTDKVFAGLAAVILIGLLVENLLFANIERLTVKRWGMQR; encoded by the coding sequence ATGAACATCCGTGAAGAATACGAAGTCACGCTGGAGCCCTTCACTCAGGAGGATCTGGCCCGCGACATCCCGTTGGCGCAGCGCATCTGGCAACTGAGCTGGGTGCGCAAGACCGTGATCCTGATCGTGCTCGCCATACTCTGGGAAGTGGCCGCGCGGATCCAGAACAATGACCTGCTGCTGCCCAGCTTTCTGCAAACCGCCGCTGCGTTTTATGACGGCATCCTGTCCGGCGAGCTGATCGGCAAGGTGTGGATTTCCCTGACCGTGCTGATTCAGGGCTACGTGATCGGCATCGTCCTGGCCTTTGCCCTGACGACGCTGGCGGTCTCGACGCAACTGGGTCGTGATCTGCTTGGCACCCTGACAGCGATGTTCAACCCGCTGCCCGCCATTGCGCTGTTGCCGCTGGCACTGCTGTGGTTTGGTCTGGGTCAGAACAGCCTGATTTTCGTGCTGGTGCATTCCGTGCTGTGGGCCTTGGCGCTCAACACCTATGCGGGTTTTCTGGGTGTCTCGGAAACCCAGCGCATGGCCGGTCGGAATTACGGCCTCAAAGGCCTGCGCTTTGTCTGGTACATCCTGATCCCGGCTGCGCTGCCATCAATTCTGGCGGGCCTGAAAATCGGCTGGGCTTTTGCCTGGCGCACCCTGATCGCCGCCGAACTGGTGTTCGGCGCGTCATCGGGCAAAGGCGGCCTGGGCTGGTACATCTTCCAGAACCGCAACGAGCTATACACCGATAAGGTTTTCGCCGGTCTGGCCGCCGTGATCCTCATCGGCCTGCTGGTGGAAAACCTGCTGTTCGCCAATATCGAACGCCTGACCGTCAAGCGCTGGGGTATGCAGCGCTGA
- the cmpD_3 gene encoding ABC transporter ATP-binding protein, translating to MNAVLQSHTASANTPAQPVDQPSAEALLQVQNVSLEYRTPERVVRATHQVSFEVDPADRFVLLGPSGCGKSTLLKAVAGFIQPSEGQIRLAGAEVTEPGPDRIVVFQEFDQLPPWKTVIENVMFPLLASRTLKRNEARERALYYLAKVGLSAFADAYPHTLSGGMKARVAIARALAMQPKILLMDEPFAALDALTRRKMQEELLELWEEVRFTLLFVTHSIEEALVVGNRILLLSPHPGRVRAEINSHQYDLKSLGGVGFQHTAQRIHRLLFDEGDEQPVDRELNFQDIRIAY from the coding sequence ATGAATGCTGTTCTGCAAAGCCACACGGCTAGCGCAAACACGCCTGCGCAACCGGTCGATCAGCCTTCTGCTGAAGCCCTGTTGCAAGTCCAGAATGTCAGCCTCGAATACCGCACCCCCGAGCGCGTCGTGCGGGCGACCCATCAGGTCAGCTTTGAAGTCGACCCGGCTGATCGCTTCGTGCTGCTCGGCCCGTCCGGTTGCGGCAAATCCACCTTGCTCAAAGCCGTGGCCGGTTTTATCCAGCCCAGCGAAGGGCAGATCCGGCTGGCGGGCGCGGAAGTCACAGAGCCCGGCCCGGATCGCATCGTGGTGTTCCAGGAGTTCGACCAGCTGCCGCCCTGGAAAACCGTGATCGAAAACGTCATGTTCCCGCTGCTGGCCTCGCGCACCCTCAAGCGTAATGAAGCTCGGGAACGCGCCCTCTACTACCTGGCGAAAGTCGGTCTGAGCGCCTTCGCCGATGCCTACCCGCACACCTTGTCCGGCGGCATGAAAGCCCGGGTGGCGATTGCCCGTGCCTTGGCCATGCAGCCAAAAATCCTGCTGATGGACGAACCCTTCGCCGCCCTCGATGCCCTGACGCGTCGCAAGATGCAGGAAGAGCTGCTGGAGCTGTGGGAAGAGGTGCGCTTCACCTTGCTGTTCGTCACGCATTCCATTGAAGAAGCGCTGGTGGTGGGCAATCGCATCCTGCTCCTGTCACCGCATCCCGGTCGCGTTCGGGCGGAAATCAACAGCCACCAGTACGACCTGAAAAGCCTCGGCGGTGTCGGCTTCCAGCACACCGCCCAGCGCATTCATCGCCTGTTGTTTGATGAAGGTGACGAGCAGCCGGTTGATCGCGAGCTGAATTTCCAGGACATCCGCATCGCTTATTAA
- a CDS encoding ABC transporter, periplasmic substrate-binding protein, with product MAIPFKRSALVALAATIGLLSSGAQAEGKISIAQQFGIGYLILDVVRDQQLIEKHGKEQGLDIKVDWNSISGATAMNEALLAGALDVVSAGVPPMLTVWDRTKGKQNVKAIASLGSMPNYLLTNNPNVKTLKDFSEKDRIAVPAAGVGFQSRTLQIETAKQFGNENFKKFDNISVSLAHPDATSALIAGGSEINSHFSSPPFQYQELENPNVHKVLSSYDALGGQATFNVLYTTEKFHDENPKTYKAFYDALAEAEKIIKADKPAAAKTYIRVEQSKLPLALVEKIVADPEIDFTIAPQRTYIYAEKLHELGVLKNKADSWKDYFFEEAHGGAGS from the coding sequence ATGGCAATCCCTTTCAAACGCTCAGCCCTTGTCGCGCTGGCGGCCACCATCGGTCTGCTCAGCAGCGGCGCTCAGGCCGAAGGCAAGATCAGCATCGCCCAGCAATTCGGTATCGGTTACCTGATCCTGGACGTGGTGCGCGATCAACAACTGATCGAAAAGCACGGTAAAGAGCAGGGCCTGGATATCAAGGTCGACTGGAACAGCATCTCCGGCGCTACCGCCATGAACGAAGCGCTATTGGCTGGTGCGCTGGACGTGGTGTCCGCAGGCGTGCCACCGATGCTGACCGTCTGGGACCGCACCAAAGGCAAACAGAACGTCAAAGCCATCGCGTCGCTGGGTTCGATGCCCAACTACCTGCTGACCAACAACCCGAACGTGAAGACCCTCAAGGACTTCTCCGAGAAAGATCGCATCGCCGTGCCCGCTGCGGGCGTGGGCTTCCAGTCGCGGACCTTGCAGATCGAAACCGCCAAGCAGTTCGGTAACGAGAACTTCAAGAAATTCGACAACATCTCGGTGAGCCTCGCCCACCCGGATGCCACATCAGCGCTGATCGCGGGCGGCTCGGAAATCAACTCGCACTTCTCCAGCCCGCCGTTTCAGTATCAGGAGCTGGAAAACCCCAACGTGCATAAAGTGTTGAGTTCCTACGACGCACTGGGCGGTCAGGCCACGTTCAACGTGCTCTACACCACCGAAAAATTCCACGATGAAAACCCCAAGACCTACAAAGCCTTCTACGACGCACTGGCCGAAGCCGAGAAAATCATCAAGGCCGACAAGCCTGCCGCCGCCAAGACCTACATCCGCGTAGAGCAATCCAAGCTGCCACTGGCGCTGGTCGAGAAGATCGTCGCTGACCCGGAAATCGACTTCACCATCGCCCCGCAACGCACCTACATCTATGCCGAGAAACTGCATGAGCTGGGCGTGCTGAAAAACAAGGCGGACAGCTGGAAGGATTACTTCTTCGAAGAAGCCCATGGTGGTGCGGGTAGTTGA
- the tauD gene encoding taurine dioxygenase, with translation MSAASLVSSPVQAAPQPFEVRPFAGNVGAEIVGLDLSRPLNEADFARVHRAHLDHHVVVFRDQQITPQQQIDFSRRFGVLQIHVLKQFLLANHPEILIVSNIVEDGQPIGLGDAGKYWHSDLSYKELPSLGSMLYAQELPSEGGDTLFADMHQAWETLPEHLRKAVEGRNAVHSYTSRYRDGHNAQNWRPTLSAEQLAQVVVVSHPIVRTHPENGRKALFVSEGFTTHIVGLPEDESQQILNELYAHSVRPEAVYRHKWAPNDMVFWDNRSLIHLAGGTPDHLRRRLHRTTIQGDAPF, from the coding sequence ATGTCAGCAGCCTCCCTCGTGTCATCACCTGTTCAAGCCGCGCCTCAACCGTTTGAAGTGCGTCCGTTCGCCGGTAACGTGGGGGCGGAAATCGTGGGTCTGGATTTGTCCCGACCGCTGAATGAAGCCGACTTCGCTCGCGTCCACCGCGCGCATCTGGATCACCATGTGGTGGTGTTCCGCGATCAGCAGATCACCCCGCAACAGCAGATCGATTTCAGCCGCCGCTTCGGCGTCTTGCAGATCCACGTGCTCAAGCAGTTCCTGCTGGCCAACCATCCGGAAATCCTCATCGTTTCCAACATTGTCGAAGACGGTCAGCCGATTGGCCTGGGCGATGCGGGCAAGTACTGGCACTCGGACCTGTCCTACAAAGAGCTGCCGAGCCTGGGCTCAATGCTCTACGCACAAGAGCTGCCAAGCGAAGGCGGAGACACGCTGTTCGCTGACATGCATCAGGCCTGGGAGACCCTGCCGGAGCATCTGCGCAAGGCTGTTGAAGGTCGCAATGCCGTGCACAGCTACACCTCGCGCTACCGCGATGGGCACAACGCGCAAAACTGGCGGCCGACTCTGAGCGCCGAGCAGTTGGCTCAGGTGGTCGTAGTCAGCCACCCGATTGTGCGCACCCACCCGGAGAACGGCCGCAAGGCGTTGTTCGTCAGCGAAGGTTTCACCACCCACATCGTTGGCCTGCCGGAAGACGAGAGCCAGCAGATCCTCAACGAGCTGTACGCCCACAGCGTGCGCCCTGAAGCGGTGTACCGCCACAAATGGGCACCCAACGACATGGTCTTCTGGGACAACCGCTCGCTGATCCATCTGGCCGGAGGCACACCGGACCATCTGCGTCGTCGCCTGCACCGCACCACCATCCAGGGCGATGCGCCGTTTTGA
- a CDS encoding YD repeat protein, whose translation MNQQRTLISYRYDALDRLIGVEPAAGAVATRIYRDGRIDTQHEGGQHHSLIEAGGHLLAQSTRSDNGVVNSLLGCDQQRSVLQSVSGSQIQRSVYTPYGGQAVESGLHSLLGFNGEQPDPVTGCYLLGNGYRAYNPELMRFHSPDSMSPFESGGVNPYAYCVGDPVNMTDPTGHFSFKNLLKAFIGIAISVAAIALTAATLGASAPLTGPVIFLAAASVAADVLQIVGEVVSLAAPDSNAGDILGYVGLGLGVATLSGSSVAKVAARRGSQTAARFVNKGAGAVAAARQGALKVSNGKAVQSFTGAAKLGRGARNTVALQNRFEKFRKLSGFLDIADYSFEAIDLIDDLASGNGNPSGGGDSGQNSSAFDSFLRGDPEQGAQGLGQVNMKPGDFLTADQDRMKSIREF comes from the coding sequence ATGAATCAACAAAGAACTTTGATCAGTTATCGCTACGATGCGCTGGATCGCCTGATTGGCGTCGAACCTGCCGCCGGAGCGGTCGCTACCCGTATATACCGTGACGGACGCATCGACACGCAGCATGAGGGCGGTCAACACCACAGCCTGATTGAAGCAGGCGGGCATCTTCTGGCCCAGTCCACGCGCTCGGACAATGGCGTGGTAAACAGCTTGTTGGGTTGCGACCAGCAACGCAGCGTTTTGCAATCGGTCAGCGGCAGCCAGATCCAGCGCAGCGTTTACACCCCTTATGGCGGGCAAGCGGTGGAGAGTGGCTTGCACAGTCTGCTGGGTTTCAATGGCGAGCAACCTGACCCGGTGACAGGCTGTTATCTGTTGGGTAACGGCTACCGCGCCTACAACCCTGAACTGATGCGTTTTCACAGCCCCGACAGCATGAGCCCATTCGAGTCAGGCGGTGTGAATCCTTACGCATACTGCGTGGGTGACCCGGTCAACATGACTGATCCGACCGGGCATTTTTCCTTCAAGAACTTGTTAAAGGCCTTTATAGGTATCGCAATCTCGGTCGCTGCAATTGCACTCACTGCGGCGACACTCGGCGCCAGCGCACCGCTCACCGGGCCGGTCATATTCCTGGCGGCGGCCAGTGTCGCCGCTGACGTTCTGCAGATTGTCGGTGAAGTGGTGTCCCTCGCCGCGCCTGACTCCAATGCCGGGGATATCCTGGGCTACGTGGGGCTCGGTTTGGGCGTGGCAACGCTTTCGGGCTCTTCGGTCGCGAAAGTTGCGGCCAGGCGAGGTAGTCAAACGGCTGCACGTTTTGTCAACAAAGGGGCCGGTGCGGTCGCAGCAGCCCGACAAGGTGCGCTCAAAGTCAGCAACGGCAAAGCCGTGCAGAGCTTCACCGGCGCTGCGAAACTGGGCAGAGGTGCGAGGAATACTGTTGCGCTTCAAAATCGTTTTGAGAAGTTCAGGAAACTTTCCGGCTTCCTGGATATTGCAGACTACTCATTTGAAGCCATCGACCTGATTGATGACCTGGCCAGCGGGAATGGCAATCCCTCTGGTGGTGGAGATTCAGGCCAGAACTCTTCCGCCTTTGATTCATTTTTACGCGGTGACCCTGAGCAAGGTGCGCAGGGTTTGGGGCAGGTGAATATGAAGCCTGGGGACTTCCTTACTGCCGATCAAGACAGGATGAAGTCAATACGCGAGTTTTAA